From Carassius auratus strain Wakin chromosome 10, ASM336829v1, whole genome shotgun sequence, a single genomic window includes:
- the LOC113110449 gene encoding uncharacterized protein LOC113110449 has translation MESAKVDAVDNWAEPTTVKELQRFLGFANFYRRFIKNYSLHSAPLTSLLKGGQRQLRWTSQAREAFGHLKHLFTSAPILRHPDPSKPFVVEV, from the coding sequence atggagtctGCCAAGGTGGATGCTGTGGAcaactgggcggagcccacaacggtgaaagaactccagcgtttccttggctttgccaatttctaccgacgctttatcaagaactacagcctgcactcggcTCCTCTAACATCCCTCCTAAAAGGAGGTCAGCGCCAGCTGCGCTGGACATCCCAAGCTCGAGAGGCCTTCGgccatcttaaacacctcttcacctcagcacccattcttcgacatcctgacccgtccaagcctttcgtcgtagaggtt